From Opisthocomus hoazin isolate bOpiHoa1 chromosome 10, bOpiHoa1.hap1, whole genome shotgun sequence, a single genomic window includes:
- the AFG2B gene encoding ATPase family gene 2 protein homolog B has product MEAAALKLLLLDPGDEGTQRCRIGPAAFSFLGARVGAPLRVSLPTGSCLCTAWPRHDLADGYLQVDLSCSTAGVTARDLRGLTLGLGQLELLAHRRLKKATVRVVLKSSALKKSTPKAVLQEVIRELLRNVYVALRYVVTVAPKLKNPVVYIEILSVDPLTDEAGLITPQTSIKIKEVVTLEWYRGLSEDKAKTSIAGLDDVEKSLKEMIDLPFRFPKTFKKLGLSVPRGVLLIGPPGVGKTLMVRAVAKEVGAYLFCISGPALYGSRPGESEENLRRVFEKGREMSYEGPTILFIDEVDSLCPKRGSSNSAPEDRIVAQLLTLLDGVGSEGKMVVMAATNRPDAIDPALRRPGRFDREVIIGTPTLMQRRSILQLLTSSMPISADIDLVKLAEMTTGYVGADLTALCREAAMQAVFHSSLDSTEMVINSADFQEAFKKIQPSSFRSAIGLTECKPVTWEKIGGLEDVKLKLKQSIEWPMKFPQAFARMGLSHPKGILLYGPSGCAKTTLVKAVATSCHCSFLSVSGADLFSPYVGDSEKILSQVFRQARANTPAIIFLDEIDSILGSRSHCKTGCGVSERVLSALLNELDGIGLKVTERRGSKLQLEGQCQEQSDEERKLELQEIFNKDFMVVAATNRPDMLDDALLRPGRLDKVIYIPPPDLKGRLSILKICTEKFPLDTDVSLQDVAVLTDLFSGADIENLCKEAALLALQENGLEATAVKHEHFVKSLKTVKPSLNVKDLEFYEKFYKHELAS; this is encoded by the exons ATGGAGGCGGCAGCcttaaagctgctgctgctggacccGGGAGATGAAGGCACCCAGAGGTGCAGGATCGGGCCCGCCGCCTTCTCCTTCCTGGGAGCCAGGGTGGGCGCCCCGCTGAGGGTCTCGCTGCCGACCGGCAGCTGCTTGTGCACGGCGTGGCCCAGGCACGATTTGGCGGACGGGTACCTGCAGGTGGACCTGAGCTGCAGCACCGCGGGTGTGACTGCGCGGGACCTGCGGGGCCTCACGCTGGGTCTCGGCCAGCTGGAGCTCCTGGCGCATCGCCGGCTGAAAAAGGCGACAGTGAGAGTGGTCCTGAAGAGCTCCGCGCTGAAGAAGTCGACTCCCAAAGCAGTGTTGCAGGAGGTGATCAGAGAACTGCTGAGAAACGTTTATGTTGCGCTTCGTTACGTCGTTACTGTTGCCCCAAAGCTCAAAAACCCAGTGGTGTATATTGAAATACTGTCTGTAGACCCATTGACGGATGAAGCCGGACTGATAACCCCCCAAACAAGCATAAAGATTAAGGAGGTGGTCACTCTTGAATGGTACAGAGGTTTATCAGAAGACAAAGCAAAAACTTCAATCGCGGGACTAGATGATGTGGAAAAGTCTTTGAAAGAAATGATCGATCTGCCTTTCCGCTTTCCAAAAACTTTTAAGAAGCTAGGGCTTTCTGTCCCTAGGGGAGTGCTGTTGATCGGCCCCCCGGGGGTAGGGAAAACTCTTATGGTACGGGCAGTAGCAAAAGAAGTGGGTGCATATCTGTTTTGCATCAGTGGCCCAGCCCTGTATGGCTCAAGACCAGGAGAAAGTGAAGAGAACTTGCGAAGAGTCTTTGAAAAGGGCAGGGAAATGTCGTACGAAGGCCCGACCATTCTCTTTATTGATGAAGTTGACTCTCTGTGCCCGAAGCGAGGAAGTTCAAACAGTGCTCCTGAAGATCGTATCGTTGCTCAGTTGCTAACACTACTGGATGGTGTGGGTAGTGAGGGTAAGATGGTCGTTATGGCAGCAACAAACAGGCCTGATGCCATAGACCCCGCACTGAGGAGACCAGGCAGATTTGACAGAGAG GTGATTATTGGGACACCAACACTTATGCAAAGAAGATCTATCCTGCAGTTGCTTACATCTAGTATGCCGATTTCTGCAGACATTGATTTGGTTAAACTGGCAGAAATGACAACTGGGTATGTTGGAGCTGACCTTACAGCACTCTGCAGAGAAGCTGCTATGCAGGCTGTGTTCCACAGCTCTTTG GATTCAACTGAAATGGTGATTAACAGCGCAGATTTCcaagaagcttttaaaaaaattcaaccaTCCTCTTTTCGAAGTGCGATTGGACTAACAGAGTGTAAACCTGTCACTTGGGAGAAAATTGGTGGTCTTGAAGATGTGAAATTGAAGTTAAAACAG AGTATTGAGTGGCCTATGAAATTTCCTCAGGCGTTTGCTAGGATGGGCCTGTCTCATCCGAAGGGTATTCTTCTCTATGGGCCATCAGGGTGTGCCAAAACCACGCTGGTGAAGGCTGTGGCCACGAGCTGTCACTGTTCCTTTCTCTCTGTAAGTGGTGCTGACCTTTTCTCACCTTACGTTGGAGATTCAGAGAAGATTTTGTCTCAG gtttttcGCCAAGCAAGAGCAAATACTCCAGCAATAATATTCCTAGATGAGATTGATTCTATCTTGGGATCTCGGTCACACTGCAAAACTGGCTGTGGTGTCTCAGAGCGGGTTCTTTCTGCTCTTCTCAACGAGTTGGATGGTATTGGGCTGAAAGtcacagaaagaagaggaagcaaACTACAGCTTGAGGGTCAATGTCAAGAACAAAGTGATGAGGAAAGAAAG CTAGAGTTGCAGGAAATTTTTAACAAAGACTTCATGGTCGTTGCTGCAACAAATAGACCAGATATGTTGGATGATGCCTTATTGCGTCCTGGAAGGCTAGACAAGGTGATCTATATTCCACCTCCAGATCTGAAG GGAAGGctttccattttgaaaatctGCACAGAAAAATTTCCCTTAGATACTGATGTGTCATTACAAGATGTGGCAGTCCTAACAGACCTCTTCTCTGGAGCTGATATTGAAAATCTGTGCAAGGAG gctgCTTTGTTGGCATTGCAAGAGAATGGGCTTGAAGCAACTGCCGTAAAACATGAGCATTTTGTAAAATCATTGAAGACTGTTAAACCATCTTTAAATGTAAAAGACTTGGAATTTTATGAAAAATTTTATAAGCACGAATTAGCCTCTTGA